A single genomic interval of Daucus carota subsp. sativus chromosome 1, DH1 v3.0, whole genome shotgun sequence harbors:
- the LOC108192926 gene encoding uncharacterized protein LOC108192926 isoform X3, translating to MRVLYMAWLMIVVSLNVIWLASLCKILLASWSPSKATFLSSYGEASSKKNVLLVIAHPDDESMFFTPTINYLTSIGHNIHILCMSTGNADGIGNVRKEELYQASAILKVPLHQVTILDHPNFQDGFGKVWDGDLLAEIVRDEIHAKAIDTIITFDGYGVSGHCNHRDVNRGVRHLLRGALQRDIDAWELVSTNLWRKYSGPIDIWLSILNAMRNSDKLHCLLNAQPRKSYVAMAQHMSQWVWFRKLFVSFSSYTFVNTLQKIDKEGF from the exons ATG AGGGTCCTTTACATGGCATGGCTCATGATCGTTGTTTCGCTCAATGTAATTTGGTTGGCTTCCCTCTGCAAAATTCTTTTAGCATCATGGTCTCCCAGCAAGGCTACGTTCTTGAGTAGTTATG GTGAAGCCTCTTCCAAGAAGAATGTTCTGCTGGTAATTGCCCATCCTGATGATGAGTCCAT GTTTTTTACTCCAACAATCAATTACTTGACTTCAATTGGgcacaatatacatatattgtgCATGTCCACTG GTAATGCAGATGGCATTGGAAATGTCAGAAAGGAAGAGCTGTATCAGGCTTCTGCAATCCTTAAG GTTCCACTGCACCAAGTAACGATTCTTGACCATCCAAATTTTCAG GATGGATTTGGCAAAGTATGGGATGGTGATTTACTAGCTGAAATTGTCAGAGATGAAATTCATGCCAAGGCAATTGATACA ATTATTACTTTTGATGGATATGGCGTTTCTGGTCACTGTAATCACCGTGATGTTAATCGAGGTGTGCG TCACCTTCTGCGTGGTGCTTTGCAAAGAGATATTGACGCCTGGGAGCTG GTCAGTACGAACCTATGGCGCAAGTACAGTGGACCCATTGATATCTGGTTGTCCATCCTGAATGCCATGAGAAATTCGGATAAACTACATTGCTTGCTGAATGCACAGCCACGGAAAAGCTATGTTGCAATGGCCCAACATATGAGCCAATGGGTGTG GTTCCGGAAACTTTTTGTTTCGTTTTCCAGTTATACTTTTGTAAATACTCTTCAGAAGATAGACAAGGAGGGGTTTTAA
- the LOC108192926 gene encoding uncharacterized protein LOC108192926 isoform X2, which yields MAWLMIVVSLNVIWLASLCKILLASWSPSKATFLSSYGEASSKKNVLLVIAHPDDESMFFTPTINYLTSIGHNIHILCMSTGNADGIGNVRKEELYQASAILKVPLHQVTILDHPNFQDGFGKVWDGDLLAEIVRDEIHAKAIDTIITFDGYGVSGHCNHRDVNRVTFCVVLCKEILTPGSWDKFISFLFQVSTNLWRKYSGPIDIWLSILNAMRNSDKLHCLLNAQPRKSYVAMAQHMSQWVWFRKLFVSFSSYTFVNTLQKIDKEGF from the exons ATGGCATGGCTCATGATCGTTGTTTCGCTCAATGTAATTTGGTTGGCTTCCCTCTGCAAAATTCTTTTAGCATCATGGTCTCCCAGCAAGGCTACGTTCTTGAGTAGTTATG GTGAAGCCTCTTCCAAGAAGAATGTTCTGCTGGTAATTGCCCATCCTGATGATGAGTCCAT GTTTTTTACTCCAACAATCAATTACTTGACTTCAATTGGgcacaatatacatatattgtgCATGTCCACTG GTAATGCAGATGGCATTGGAAATGTCAGAAAGGAAGAGCTGTATCAGGCTTCTGCAATCCTTAAG GTTCCACTGCACCAAGTAACGATTCTTGACCATCCAAATTTTCAG GATGGATTTGGCAAAGTATGGGATGGTGATTTACTAGCTGAAATTGTCAGAGATGAAATTCATGCCAAGGCAATTGATACA ATTATTACTTTTGATGGATATGGCGTTTCTGGTCACTGTAATCACCGTGATGTTAATCGAG TCACCTTCTGCGTGGTGCTTTGCAAAGAGATATTGACGCCTGGGAGCTG GGATAAATTCATCTCCTTCCTTTTTCAGGTCAGTACGAACCTATGGCGCAAGTACAGTGGACCCATTGATATCTGGTTGTCCATCCTGAATGCCATGAGAAATTCGGATAAACTACATTGCTTGCTGAATGCACAGCCACGGAAAAGCTATGTTGCAATGGCCCAACATATGAGCCAATGGGTGTG GTTCCGGAAACTTTTTGTTTCGTTTTCCAGTTATACTTTTGTAAATACTCTTCAGAAGATAGACAAGGAGGGGTTTTAA
- the LOC108204733 gene encoding uncharacterized protein LOC108204733 yields the protein METIVVVAHHRNQCYEKNQSNLGSPTFRDFKELSCRTFQSGSGGAGILPTPIKACTTPDGKRGFGFSPSSPFSKTPFPASFDYFSEDVESKNLKGNALKKSGSTPIPIKGGSERERSLFCNDFSYSELWAGPAYSNSPPPSSLPIPKFFAPPKRTASLDFPSSAVSDMDLHPLARSAPPSPKREHTVSARKLFSNADHALATQDLRRILNLDVTDD from the coding sequence ATGGAGactattgttgttgttgctCATCATAGGAACCAATGTTACGAGAAGAATCAGAGTAATCTTGGGTCACCTACTTTTAGGGATTTTAAAGAATTAAGTTGTAGGACTTTTCAGTCTGGGAGTGGTGGTGCTGGGATACTCCCTACACCAATTAAGGCTTGTACTACACCTGATGGGAAAAGGGGGTTTGGGTTTTCGCCCTCTTCCCCGTTCTCGAAAACGCCTTTTCCAGCTTCGTTTGATTATTTTTCGGAGGATGTTGAGAGTAAGAATTTGAAAGGGAATGCCTTGAAGAAAAGTGGTTCGACCCCGATTCCTATTAAGGGTGGGTCTGAGAGGGAGAGGTCCTTGTTTTGTAATGATTTTTCGTACTCTGAGCTTTGGGCTGGACCTGCGTATTCCAATTCTCCTCCACCTAGTTCATTGCCTATTCCGAAGTTTTTTGCTCCTCCCAAACGAACTGCGTCACTTGATTTTCCCTCTTCGGCAGTGTCTGATATGGATTTGCACCCTTTAGCACGGTCTGCTCCCCCGTCCCCTAAAAGAGAACACACTGTTTCTGCTAGGAAACTCTTTAGCAATGCTGACCATGCCCTTGCGACCCAGGATTTGCGTCGCATCCTTAATCTTGATGTCACTGATGACTGA
- the LOC108192926 gene encoding uncharacterized protein LOC108192926 isoform X5 → MVKPLPRRMFCWFFTPTINYLTSIGHNIHILCMSTGNADGIGNVRKEELYQASAILKVPLHQVTILDHPNFQDGFGKVWDGDLLAEIVRDEIHAKAIDTIITFDGYGVSGHCNHRDVNRVTFCVVLCKEILTPGSWDKFISFLFQVSTNLWRKYSGPIDIWLSILNAMRNSDKLHCLLNAQPRKSYVAMAQHMSQWVWFRKLFVSFSSYTFVNTLQKIDKEGF, encoded by the exons ATG GTGAAGCCTCTTCCAAGAAGAATGTTCTGCTG GTTTTTTACTCCAACAATCAATTACTTGACTTCAATTGGgcacaatatacatatattgtgCATGTCCACTG GTAATGCAGATGGCATTGGAAATGTCAGAAAGGAAGAGCTGTATCAGGCTTCTGCAATCCTTAAG GTTCCACTGCACCAAGTAACGATTCTTGACCATCCAAATTTTCAG GATGGATTTGGCAAAGTATGGGATGGTGATTTACTAGCTGAAATTGTCAGAGATGAAATTCATGCCAAGGCAATTGATACA ATTATTACTTTTGATGGATATGGCGTTTCTGGTCACTGTAATCACCGTGATGTTAATCGAG TCACCTTCTGCGTGGTGCTTTGCAAAGAGATATTGACGCCTGGGAGCTG GGATAAATTCATCTCCTTCCTTTTTCAGGTCAGTACGAACCTATGGCGCAAGTACAGTGGACCCATTGATATCTGGTTGTCCATCCTGAATGCCATGAGAAATTCGGATAAACTACATTGCTTGCTGAATGCACAGCCACGGAAAAGCTATGTTGCAATGGCCCAACATATGAGCCAATGGGTGTG GTTCCGGAAACTTTTTGTTTCGTTTTCCAGTTATACTTTTGTAAATACTCTTCAGAAGATAGACAAGGAGGGGTTTTAA
- the LOC108212110 gene encoding non-specific lipid transfer protein GPI-anchored 16 codes for MGNTKVFQYLNVVLGTTLILCITFVNGQITTPCTNPMISSFTPCLNYLTGSTGTGGSPTGDCCGALRSLTSTSMDCACLIVTGNVPFSLPINRTLAISLPKACRAAGVKGVPVQCKASGVPLPAPGPVLLGPSPPPSTAASPFSPRASKAATSAPASPPDATTSDGTPGTSIPADSPDATPGIRPVLNPTSASDPSNILSPSLLLAFAGTMILNYY; via the exons ATGGGAAATACAAAGGTTTTTCAGTATCTGAACGTAGTTTTGGGGACTACGTTAATTCTATGTATTACTTTTGTCAATGGACAAATCACAACACCATGCACAAATCCAATGATTAGCAGCTTTACCCCTTGTTTGAATTATTTAACTGGAAGCACAGGGACTGGGGGTTCACCGACAGGAGATTGTTGTGGAGCACTACGCTCTCTAACGAGCACCAGCATGGATTGTGCTTGTCTCATAGTCACAGGCAATGTTCCATTCTCACTGCCTATTAACCGGACATTAGCAATTTCACTTCCAAAAGCTTGTAGAGCTGCTGGTGTCAAAGGCGTTCCAGTACAGTGCAAAG CCTCTGGTGTCCCTTTGCCAGCTCCAG GCCCTGTTTTGTTAGGACCGTCGCCTCCACCTTCAACTGCAGCTTCTCCATTCAGTCCTAGAG CTTCGAAAGCAGCAACATCAGCACCAGCAAGTCCTCCAGATGCAACCACCTCAGATGGCACCCCAGGAACAAGCATACCTGCAGATTCTCCAGATGCAACTCCGGGGATTCGACCTGTTCTCAATCCAACATCTGCTTCTGATCCATCTAACATCTTGTCACCTTCTCTGCTCTTGGCATTTGCAGGaacaatgattttaaattactaTTAG
- the LOC108192926 gene encoding uncharacterized protein LOC108192926 isoform X4 — MAWLMIVVSLNVIWLASLCKILLASWSPSKATFLSSYGEASSKKNVLLVIAHPDDESMFFTPTINYLTSIGHNIHILCMSTGNADGIGNVRKEELYQASAILKVPLHQVTILDHPNFQDGFGKVWDGDLLAEIVRDEIHAKAIDTIITFDGYGVSGHCNHRDVNRGVRHLLRGALQRDIDAWELVSTNLWRKYSGPIDIWLSILNAMRNSDKLHCLLNAQPRKSYVAMAQHMSQWVWFRKLFVSFSSYTFVNTLQKIDKEGF, encoded by the exons ATGGCATGGCTCATGATCGTTGTTTCGCTCAATGTAATTTGGTTGGCTTCCCTCTGCAAAATTCTTTTAGCATCATGGTCTCCCAGCAAGGCTACGTTCTTGAGTAGTTATG GTGAAGCCTCTTCCAAGAAGAATGTTCTGCTGGTAATTGCCCATCCTGATGATGAGTCCAT GTTTTTTACTCCAACAATCAATTACTTGACTTCAATTGGgcacaatatacatatattgtgCATGTCCACTG GTAATGCAGATGGCATTGGAAATGTCAGAAAGGAAGAGCTGTATCAGGCTTCTGCAATCCTTAAG GTTCCACTGCACCAAGTAACGATTCTTGACCATCCAAATTTTCAG GATGGATTTGGCAAAGTATGGGATGGTGATTTACTAGCTGAAATTGTCAGAGATGAAATTCATGCCAAGGCAATTGATACA ATTATTACTTTTGATGGATATGGCGTTTCTGGTCACTGTAATCACCGTGATGTTAATCGAGGTGTGCG TCACCTTCTGCGTGGTGCTTTGCAAAGAGATATTGACGCCTGGGAGCTG GTCAGTACGAACCTATGGCGCAAGTACAGTGGACCCATTGATATCTGGTTGTCCATCCTGAATGCCATGAGAAATTCGGATAAACTACATTGCTTGCTGAATGCACAGCCACGGAAAAGCTATGTTGCAATGGCCCAACATATGAGCCAATGGGTGTG GTTCCGGAAACTTTTTGTTTCGTTTTCCAGTTATACTTTTGTAAATACTCTTCAGAAGATAGACAAGGAGGGGTTTTAA
- the LOC108204825 gene encoding uncharacterized protein LOC108204825, with amino-acid sequence MDVESITEETELHDKQSELDVAPALIAVHPTHHSLVVAIGSELRVFDLQGSCCVILGDGSSGHKDSIRAVSYGANGKLFVSAGDDKLVKIWNTDTWQCIYNVSSEKRVTAVAISNDGHYVSFADKFGVVWVVELEGLHQSSAVVEKKPAPMLSHYCSIITGLEFSPDGKYIVSADRDFKIRVTAFPTKPLEGAHEIQSFCLGHTKFVSCFTFVCNQEYPQGFLVSGSGDSTVCLWEYESGTLLNTCEVGAEAGLLQSNGSEEDILPVITDLCASRDGSLVAVAVQSLPGVLLLSCNLSVKSLSIVRKITITEEAFIPTCLSTSSTSELLWLVMGVSNLKGSVSPSLARVRAISCFGQNSEPIILADSEIPGGEQLLKTLQGNLSIEKEVFSRTAEAVKIAMNNLLIKKEYNVENREYRKRGRNDKKKYK; translated from the exons ATGGACGTTGAATCAATAACAGAAGAGACGGAGCTGCACGACAAACAATCCGAATTGGATGTCGCTCCGGCCTTAATTGCCGTCCACCCGACCCATCACTCTCTCGTAGTTGCCATCGGGTCGGAGCTCCGAGTTTTCGATCTCCA AGGAAGCTGTTGTGTAATATTAGGGGATGGTTCTAGTGGCCACAAGGATTCAATTAGAGCTGTATCGTATGGAGCAAATGGGAAGCTTTTTGTTTCGGCTGGTGACGATAAACTCGTCAAGATTTGGAATACAGACACATGGCAGTGCATTTACAATGT ATCATCTGAAAAAAGAGTTACTGCAGTTGCAATAAGCAATGACGGCCATTATGTTAGTTTCGCTGACAAATTTGGAGTTGTCTGGGTTGTGGAACTGGAAGGCCTTCACCAGAGTTCAGCTGTGGTTGAGAAGAAACCAGCACCTATGCTTTCCCACTATTGTAGCATCATTACTGGCCTG GAATTTTCGCCAGATGGAAAATATATAGTTAGTGCTGATAGGGATTTTAAAATCCGT GTTACCGCCTTTCCTACAAAACCACTAGAAGGAGCTCATGAGATACAAAGTTTTTGCCTTGGACATACAAA GTTTGTATCGTGCTTTACCTTCGTTTGCAATCAGGAATATCCACAGGGGTTTCTTGTATCTGGAAGTGGTGATTCAACA GTTTGCTTGTGGGAATATGAATCTGGAACCCTACTTAATACATGTGAAGTTGGAGCAGAG GCAGGGCTTCTTCAGTCTAATGGGAGTGAAGAAGATATTCTTCCCGTAATTACTGATTTATGTGCTTCCCGTGATGGTTCACTTGTTGCAGTGGCTGTACAGAG CTTACCTGGAGTACTacttttgagttgtaatctctCTGTTAAATCACTTTCTATTGTCAGG AAAATAACTATAACTGAAGAAGCCTTTATTCCTACTTGCTTGAGTACTTCTTCCACATCAGAATTGTTATGGCTAGTTATGGGTGTCTCTAACTTAAAAGGTTCTGTTTCACCGTCTCTTGCCCGAGTGAGAGCGATCTCCTGTTTCGGACAGAACAGTGAGCCTATTATATTGGCAGACAGTGAAATACCAGGTGGAGAACAACTACTTAAGACGTTGCAGGGTAATTTATCTATTGAGAAAGAAGTATTTTCAAGGACTGCTGAAGCTGTGAAAATAGCAATGAACAATTTACTAATTAAAAAAGAGTACAACGTGGAGAACAGAGAGTACAGGAAACGAGGCAGGAACgacaagaaaaaatataaatga
- the LOC108207336 gene encoding F-box/kelch-repeat protein SKIP30-like → MSELIEGLPDAVALRCLARVPFYLHPKLELVSRSWRAVVHSAELFKTRQEVKSTEEFLCVCAYDPENLWQLYDPLRDLWITLPVLPSQVRHLAYFGAVSTAGKLFVLGGGSDAVDPLTGDHDGSFATDAVWSYDPVTRHWAVCASMLVPRAMFACCVLDGKIAVAGGFTSYRKSISQAEIYDPEKDVWTSIPDLQHAHNAACTGIVIQGKMHVLHKGLSTVQIYDKETQGWIVHDSSWLQGPMAVVKGEVYVMSHGLIQKQVGETRKVVVSASEFRRRIGCAMIGLEDDIYIIGGVIEPERWNWDIKKVSDVDVLSLGSERPVWRHATPMTQCKGTVFGCTQLRI, encoded by the coding sequence ATGTCTGAACTGATTGAAGGGCTCCCTGATGCTGTTGCCCTAAGGTGCCTAGCACGTGTCCCCTTTTACCTTCATCCTAAGTTAGAACTGGTCTCTCGTTCTTGGCGAGCTGTCGTTCACAGTGCTGAGTTATTCAAAACTAGGCAAGAAGTTAAGTCCACTGAGGAATTCTTGTGTGTTTGTGCCTATGATCCTGAGAACCTGTGGCAGCTTTATGATCCCCTCCGTGACCTTTGGATCACCCTTCCTGTCCTTCCATCACAGGTTAGGCATCTTGCGTACTTTGGTGCAGTCTCCACTGCTGGAAAACTATTTGTTCTAGGTGGTGGCAGTGATGCCGTTGATCCTTTAACTGGTGACCATGATGGAAGCTTCGCTACAGATGCTGTCTGGTCATATGATCCTGTTACCAGGCATTGGGCTGTGTGTGCATCCATGCTAGTGCCTCGTGCAATGTTTGCATGCTGCGTGCTAGATGGCAAGATAGCTGTGGCTGGTGGTTTCACTAGCTACAGAAAATCTATCTCTCAAGCTGAAATATATGATCCTGAAAAGGACGTGTGGACATCAATACCCGACCTTCAGCACGCACACAATGCTGCTTGCACGGGCATAGTTATACAGGGCAAGATGCACGTCTTGCACAAGGGATTGTCAACAGTGCAGATATATGATAAGGAAACACAGGGGTGGATAGTTCACGACAGTTCATGGCTCCAGGGTCCAATGGCAGTAGTTAAAGGTGAGGTGTACGTGATGAGTCATGGTTTGATTCAGAAGCAGGTGGGAGAAACAAGGAAGGTGGTCGTTTCAGCATCTGAGTTCCGTAGGAGGATTGGGTGTGCAATGATAGGTTTAGAAGATGATATATACATCATTGGAGGAGTCATTGAACCAGAACGATGGAATTGGGATATCAAGAAGGTGTCGGATGTAGACGTGCTGTCACTTGGGTCTGAGAGGCCTGTTTGGCGGCATGCTACTCCAATGACCCAATGCAAGGGAACTGTATTTGGCTGTACACAGCTGAGAATATAG
- the LOC108204484 gene encoding FCS-Like Zinc finger 8 has product MLRNRSRAVTKQSLMADHNSVPASKSKQTASNSSFFGSPRFFNRFFPKGVTNFEPVKKPASVLGSPRISNFGSSFGCYDNMVKSPRAGCENKEISTENMKIGLALINDEKSLDQNSCTRARLGSKLRIQIPSPPGSNTQSLRFSDDLLTPSSGLNSEAQAQESPIAISTRSLSWSEMELSEDYTCVISHGPNPKTTRIFDNCIVESCCGVVALSDLKKEYNLSSPSQSFLSSCHTCNKNLGDGSDIYMYRGEKAFCSNECRCEEIFLDEMENSEMENGF; this is encoded by the exons ATGCTGAGAAATAGATCCAGAGCAGTGACTAAACAATCTCTAATGGCTGACCATAACTCTGTCCCAGCTTCTAAGTCCAAACAGACCGCTTCAAATTCTTCTTTTTTCGGCTCTCCCAGGTTTTTTAACAGATTTTTTCCGAAAGGTGTTACTAATTTTGAGCCTGTGAAGAAACCAGCTTCAGTGCTGGGATCCCCTAGAATTTCTAATTTTGGTTCATCATTTGGTTGTTATGATAACATGGTCAAGTCCCCGAGAGCAGGCTGCGAAAACAAGGAGATTAGTACTGAGAACATGAAAATTGGCCTTGCTCTGATAAATGATGAGAAGAGTCTTGATCAGAATAGCTGCACAAGGGCTCGGTTGGGGTCCAAGCTGAGGATCCAAATCCCCAGTCCTCCAGGATCTAACACGCAGAGTTTGCGATTTTCTGATGATTTATTGACCCCATCAAGTGGACTCAATTCTGAGGCTCAAGCACAAGAATCTCCAATTGCTATTTCTACTAGAAGTCTTTCTTGGAGTGAGATGGAGCTCTCTGAGGACTATACATGTGTGATCTCACACGGGCCTAATCCGAAAACAACCCGAATTTTCGATAACTGCATTGTGGAGAGCTGCTGTGGTGTGGTTGCATTATCTGACTTGAAAAAAGAGTATAACTTGAGTTCACCATCTCAGAGTTTTCTGAGCTCCTGTCACACTTGCAACAAGAATCTTGGAGATGGCAGTGACATTTACATGTACAG GGGAGAAAAGGCATTTTGCAGTAATGAATGTAGGTGTGAAGaaatatttttggatgagaTGGAGAACTCAGAAATGGAAAATGGCTTTTAG
- the LOC108196361 gene encoding non-specific lipid transfer protein GPI-anchored 5, with the protein MALKGIQTGLVLVLVVMLWRGATAQSGCTSALLGLSPCLNFVTGNSSTPSSSCCSTLSNIVQSQPQCLCSLVNGGGATLGIAINQTLALALPSACNVKTPPLSRCNSAADAPTSSANTPVSSPTSSPADSEDAPATPTSPSAPSIPSGTPSKTVPTTGSTSDGSMIKFPFEFTISILLIAAYAS; encoded by the exons ATGGCCCTAAAAGGAATTCAGACCGGTCTGGTTCTAGTCCTGGTTGTGATGCTGTGGAGAGGAGCCACAGCTCAATCAGGTTGCACAAGCGCGCTCCTGGGCTTGTCCCCGTGCCTAAACTTTGTTACTGGGAACTCGTCAACACCATCATCATCATGCTGCTCCACACTCTCCAACATCGTTCAGTCACAACCACAGTGCCTGTGCTCGTTAGTAAATGGCGGTGGTGCCACTCTTGGTATCGCTATTAATCAAACTCTTGCATTAGCACTTCCTAGTGCTTGTAATGTGAAGACTCCTCCACTTAGCCGGTGCAATT CTGCTGCAGATGCACCAACCTCTTCAGCTAATACTCCAGTAAGCTCTCCAACAAGTTCCCCAGCAGATTCAGAGGATGCCCCTGCTACTCCAACTTCTCCATCAGCCCCTAGCATTCCTTCAG GGACTCCATCAAAGACTGTCCCAACAACTGGAAGCACATCTGACGGGAGCATGATCAAGTTTCCATTCGAATTCACCATTTCTATACTCTTGATTGCTGCATATGCTTCTTGA
- the LOC108192926 gene encoding uncharacterized protein LOC108192926 isoform X6, which yields MASTHHKNWFFTPTINYLTSIGHNIHILCMSTGNADGIGNVRKEELYQASAILKVPLHQVTILDHPNFQDGFGKVWDGDLLAEIVRDEIHAKAIDTIITFDGYGVSGHCNHRDVNRVTFCVVLCKEILTPGSWDKFISFLFQVSTNLWRKYSGPIDIWLSILNAMRNSDKLHCLLNAQPRKSYVAMAQHMSQWVWFRKLFVSFSSYTFVNTLQKIDKEGF from the exons ATGGCTTCCACGCATCACAAAAACTG GTTTTTTACTCCAACAATCAATTACTTGACTTCAATTGGgcacaatatacatatattgtgCATGTCCACTG GTAATGCAGATGGCATTGGAAATGTCAGAAAGGAAGAGCTGTATCAGGCTTCTGCAATCCTTAAG GTTCCACTGCACCAAGTAACGATTCTTGACCATCCAAATTTTCAG GATGGATTTGGCAAAGTATGGGATGGTGATTTACTAGCTGAAATTGTCAGAGATGAAATTCATGCCAAGGCAATTGATACA ATTATTACTTTTGATGGATATGGCGTTTCTGGTCACTGTAATCACCGTGATGTTAATCGAG TCACCTTCTGCGTGGTGCTTTGCAAAGAGATATTGACGCCTGGGAGCTG GGATAAATTCATCTCCTTCCTTTTTCAGGTCAGTACGAACCTATGGCGCAAGTACAGTGGACCCATTGATATCTGGTTGTCCATCCTGAATGCCATGAGAAATTCGGATAAACTACATTGCTTGCTGAATGCACAGCCACGGAAAAGCTATGTTGCAATGGCCCAACATATGAGCCAATGGGTGTG GTTCCGGAAACTTTTTGTTTCGTTTTCCAGTTATACTTTTGTAAATACTCTTCAGAAGATAGACAAGGAGGGGTTTTAA
- the LOC108192926 gene encoding uncharacterized protein LOC108192926 isoform X1, with amino-acid sequence MRVLYMAWLMIVVSLNVIWLASLCKILLASWSPSKATFLSSYGEASSKKNVLLVIAHPDDESMFFTPTINYLTSIGHNIHILCMSTGNADGIGNVRKEELYQASAILKVPLHQVTILDHPNFQDGFGKVWDGDLLAEIVRDEIHAKAIDTIITFDGYGVSGHCNHRDVNRVTFCVVLCKEILTPGSWDKFISFLFQVSTNLWRKYSGPIDIWLSILNAMRNSDKLHCLLNAQPRKSYVAMAQHMSQWVWFRKLFVSFSSYTFVNTLQKIDKEGF; translated from the exons ATG AGGGTCCTTTACATGGCATGGCTCATGATCGTTGTTTCGCTCAATGTAATTTGGTTGGCTTCCCTCTGCAAAATTCTTTTAGCATCATGGTCTCCCAGCAAGGCTACGTTCTTGAGTAGTTATG GTGAAGCCTCTTCCAAGAAGAATGTTCTGCTGGTAATTGCCCATCCTGATGATGAGTCCAT GTTTTTTACTCCAACAATCAATTACTTGACTTCAATTGGgcacaatatacatatattgtgCATGTCCACTG GTAATGCAGATGGCATTGGAAATGTCAGAAAGGAAGAGCTGTATCAGGCTTCTGCAATCCTTAAG GTTCCACTGCACCAAGTAACGATTCTTGACCATCCAAATTTTCAG GATGGATTTGGCAAAGTATGGGATGGTGATTTACTAGCTGAAATTGTCAGAGATGAAATTCATGCCAAGGCAATTGATACA ATTATTACTTTTGATGGATATGGCGTTTCTGGTCACTGTAATCACCGTGATGTTAATCGAG TCACCTTCTGCGTGGTGCTTTGCAAAGAGATATTGACGCCTGGGAGCTG GGATAAATTCATCTCCTTCCTTTTTCAGGTCAGTACGAACCTATGGCGCAAGTACAGTGGACCCATTGATATCTGGTTGTCCATCCTGAATGCCATGAGAAATTCGGATAAACTACATTGCTTGCTGAATGCACAGCCACGGAAAAGCTATGTTGCAATGGCCCAACATATGAGCCAATGGGTGTG GTTCCGGAAACTTTTTGTTTCGTTTTCCAGTTATACTTTTGTAAATACTCTTCAGAAGATAGACAAGGAGGGGTTTTAA